The Euphorbia lathyris chromosome 2, ddEupLath1.1, whole genome shotgun sequence genome includes a window with the following:
- the LOC136220859 gene encoding plant UBX domain-containing protein 8-like, protein MATPTREAIDTFMRITGASESVAVRKLEEYGGNLDGAINSHFIEDDRQFPTVSPRSGATASPRYDFSDTSSQRQSRPRGILPLLSAARSFKPSLLLDPSYRRNLFNQIGASVSSSHDPRPPPYVQPGELNYGYGQPYHSGPRPVEEADRNSSSHHRQFDEDVLRTHEDQSDIEEQIIQHAIEASKQEDSSSIPQRQLHQEDDELVHAISLSLKTAEQENALREHMAVEDQRKLMVRNLAGRAEKSKDGRFQPGSSSSQGGAEDLQEESLWGSISPTELDEAILLETALFGENHVGTSLQHSPHLKSTSDQGPRPQQVSNHRSPSLTNQRLLREQQDNEYVASLLAEREKEKSASKKPETSDCKKGEAPKKMLDEKELERLFTSKEVSVPQEPAMGDENAVTLLVRLPDGNRCSRRFLKSDKLKSLFDFIDAGRVVEPQTYKLVRPYPRCTFSTSDGSLSLNEVGLTNKQEALFLEMI, encoded by the exons ATGGCCACACCAACTCGAGAAGCAATCGATACATTCATGAGAATCACCGGCGCGTCTGAATCAGTCGCCGTTCGGAAACTGGAG GAATATGGAGGCAATCTTGATGGAGCtataaattcacatttcattgaAGATGATAGACAATT TCCAACTGTCTCTCCTCGATCTGGTGCAACTGCGTCTCCTCGATATGACTTTTCTGATACAAGTTCTCAGAGACAATCTCGTCCACGTGGGATATTGCCACTTCTTTCTGCTGCTAGAAGTTTCAAGCCTTCATTATTACTTGATCCCAGTTATAGGAGAAATCTCTTCAACCAAATTGGTGCTTCTGTTTCAAGTAGTCATGATCCACGTCCACCACCATATGTGCAGCCAGGAGAGCTCAACTATGGTTATGGGCAGCCTTATCATTCAGGACCAAGGCCTGTTGAGGAAGCAGACAGAAATTCATCATCTCATCATCGTCAATTTGATGAAGATGTCTTGAGGACTCATGAAGACCAAAGTGATATTGAAGAGCAGATAATTCAACATGCCATTGAAGCTTCAAAGCAAGAG GATTCATCTAGTATTCCACAAAGGCAGCTACACCAGGAAGATGATGAACTTGTTCATGCAATATCACTGTCCCTCAAG ACAGCAGAACAAGAAAATGCATTACGTGAGCATATGGCAGTAGAAGACCAAAGAAAATTGATGGTTCGCAATTTAGCAGGAAGGGCTGAGAAATCAAAAGATGGCAGATTTCAG CCAGGAAGCTCATCATCTCAAGGGGGGGCTGAAGATTTGCAAGAAGAGTCACTG TGGGGTAGCATTTCACCCACGGAGCTTGATGAAGCAATTCTTCTTGAGACAGCCCTTTTTGGTGAAAATCATGTAGGGACTTCTCTTCAACATTCTCCTCATCTTAAAAGCACTTCAGATCAAGGTCCCCGTCCACAGCAAGTATCCAATCACCGATCTCCTTCACTTACGAATCAGCGGTTACTGCGAGAACAGCAG GATAACGAGTACGTAGCATCTCTATTGGCTGaaagggaaaaggaaaagagtGCCTCAAAGAAGCCTGAAACTTCTGACTGCAAGAAAGGAGAAGCTCCAAAGAAGATGCTTGATGAAAAG GAATTAGAAAGATTGTTTAcctccaaagaagtttcagtTCCTCAAGAACCAGCAATGGGTGATGAGAATGCAGTTACTCTTCTTGTTCGTCTTCCAGATGGAAACCGCTGCAGTCGCCGTTTTCTCAAGTCGGACAAGCTTAAG TCCCTTTTTGACTTTATTGATGCTGGCAGAGTAGTGGAGCCTCAAACTTACAAGCTG GTAAGGCCATACCCTAGATGTACCTTTTCTACAAGTGACGGCTCATTAAGTTTGAATGAAGTTGGTCTTACCAACAAACAGGAAGCCTTATTTCTGGAGATGATATAA